The Cryptomeria japonica chromosome 9, Sugi_1.0, whole genome shotgun sequence DNA segment CCAACATTAGAATAGGAATTCATTTCTATATATCCTCATTTCTCTTCTTTTAGGTATGATATTGAGAATTTACTAAAAACCCTATAAGGATTTGATCTTTAACTTTGGAGGTTGATCCGTAAACTAAGTTTCACACTTTTAGAGTTTCCCATAACTGTGTTCTTCACATAGCGAGTTGATGGAACACTCATTTCCAGGAAAGTTGAAGAACATCTAAAATGCACTTTTGTATCTCTgagtattttaaaaatatttaattttcatgtTGACAACTTGTTTTAATTTTAAATACATCCACCTAGTAGTTAATATGCACATTAAAGTGGGAAAAAATGTCAAGGTGAAAATTGCATGCCCATGCCCCTTTCCATTAGGGTCTGGGCATACTTTGATTAGTGTCCTTAATGTAATGACTAGCATACAAGTAGAACATTCTACTTCAACTCATGACATCACTACATCCCAATCTCATTATCACTCACCCGAAGATTGATCTCAAATCCCAAATCTCTCCATTCATCATCCTAGACCAAATCCATAGCTATAGACTTGACCTAGGCCACTTTTgcatttataaatataaaattttaattttaattaaatttgttgAGTCCCTTCTAATTGTTGTCAGTCAACCTTACATTTTTATCGAATTATGTTATATCTTGTACATAAAGACATCCactcattttcaaatcatttggaAGTTATGAAGTAATGTTAGGGCTAACAAGAGAAGTATTGTATTATGCTTTCAAGAATTACATTAGCATACACCATCCTATGGCATTGCAAGTTTGCATATTGTCCTCTATCATTACTATGAAGCTGATGAATCACTCATCCCAAGAATTCAACAAAATCCCAGAAGTATTTTTGAACACTATTAATCCTAACTTTGATTTACATATCAAGAAATTGAGACAAGCAAATTCGTGCAATCAAATTTCTATTGGTGCGTTCCCATCATACATGCTTGGGTTGCACACCAAGTCATTTCCATAATTCAAGAAATAAGTTCCACAATCAAAAATCTAAACAAGAGTGAAACATTATAGTTTATCTATTTGTACAGTCTAAAACACTTGCTAAATAAGGCCCACAACAGACCGATAATACATCAACCAATACCAAGGCCATGCAAGAGAAGACAAAAAGCAGCTCTCATGAAGATACCTGCAAGATCGCCTATATTATCGATATTATAATTATACTAAAATGAGTTAACCTGGGCCTTCGGCTAGTTACCTACAATTACCTCTCACAAAGCACAAGCTGCTTTCGTTATAATTGGTAAGAATTTTTTTCTTGTTGGAATTCAACCAACTCAGTAGCATCAAAgacaaaaaaagtttttttttttgacacTCGCGTAGAAAGATTAGCAAGAATAAATACAGCTCTGGTTAATAAGTGCAAAGGTATAGTAGCAGCTAAAGCGATCTCTAGAACTACATGAGTGAACAACGAAGCTCCTACAGAAGAAGCAAACGAGGTAACTTTTAGAGCATGGTGTCTAGTATGGAGTCTTATGGAGGTACATTTGAAGCATGATGCCTGGTATAGAATTTTCTGTTGCTGTACACCTCTGCACTTTTGGTAGTAAGCCATTGGTATTCATTAAAAAATTCAGAAGAATTACATTCAAAGAGTACTAGATATTTTTTAAGTTATTGTAGCTAACCAAAAGGGTTTTGTATACTCGTCCTCAGTGAAGGACTGTCAATTAGGAAACTTCAAACCTTAAAATCAGAAATTGGAATTTAATCATATGCTTAAGATGCTGTGTTAAACAAGTCAATGCTTATTTCGTTATTGTTGGTATTAGTTGTAGAATGAAGTGCTGAATGAGAGAGTGACATTGGGCAAAAATTACTTTCATTTTATGTTTTACAAGGTTTACAGGCCAAGGAGAAAAGTATGCCCTGAAGAAACTAATCTGTGCATCTCTGTTTTTACCTCTATACAAGCTTGCAAGATCCAGGGACTCCGCATTTTTTGTTTAATCATTGAAACATTTGAACAAAAGTAAAGAATCATCAACCTGCTTGATGATTCAAAGCCAACTTTTGCTGCAACAAATAGTGATCTCTCTCCTGGTGGTACAAACAGCATATTAGGAAGCCACGAGGCAAAGAAGCTGACCAAGACAAAATTCATACTGAACCATAATGACAATAGCTTCTGCCCCTACTAGCAGTACATGCTAACACTGGTACAGAGAAAATGACTTGGCTTTCCAAAAGAAACTCAAAGTTCGGCCAATCTTTTTTGAAGTTGACTTATAtagttttcttttttctttagATGAGGCTTGTCTATTCATGGATTCTTCTGGATTGCATACAGTCTTAGGAGGAGACAGCCAGGAAGCATCTCGTTGACGTTGCTCTCTAAAATGCTGTAGAAGTTTCTGTGCTTTGTCCCTTCCCCATGGAGTCCCAGTAACAGAAAGTGTAACTAAAGAGGGAATCACACCTTCTCTTAAAACTAACTGACAATGGTCAAAGCTCTTAGTGCATAGCAACAAGAGGGTAGCCACAGATTGTTCTTGTTCCTTAGGGGTGCCTGTGTCAAGCAGCTCTGCTATGGTCACAATGCAACCATCGGTATCAGCAATCGCTGTTCTTCCATCTTCAATGGAAGCTAGGTTATATAAGATGCTGATGCATATTTCTGTGAAATCGACTTCACAGACAGTAAGGAGATGAACAATATTGGAAACAGCATCTGCTGACACCATTCTGGACTGATTTTCTGCATTTATGGATAAATGATATAATGTGTTGAGAGCATCTTGTCTACACTGGTAGGAGTTTGATCTTAGTAGTTTAATTAGGCAAGGAATAGCTCCCAAGGAACCAATGGTTGCCTTATTGTCATCCCAACTGGACAGGGCTAACAAAACTGCCAATGCTGCTTCAGCTGTTTTTGAATCAAGAAGATTCAATAACAATGGTACTACACCTGAAGATAGAATTGATGCCTTGTTCCTACAAAATACAAATTTGAAGAATATCGTAAGAAAATTGTTGTAGAAATTACATGAATACATTTTTAAAAATGATTTCTGAAGATGGTTGAATGAAATGCCAAAAATTGTTTCAACGTGTCAGATTGATATTGTCTACCTATTATTGTTCCAAGTCATTTTGAGAAGGGCCGATGCTCCTACTTCTTGAGCCTTTGTATCTAGTACATCTACAGAAGACTGCAAGAACTTCACAAGAGCGGAAATAAAATGATTGGCACCCATATAAGAGCAAGCACTATCATCCTTACACAATAACGCAACTTCCTCTGCAGCTGCACACTGTACTTCTAAACTTGATGAATTAAGGTTGGCAAGCAATCTTTCATACTTTTCAGTACTATGTTCTTCTAGATTTTGAGCATCAACCATATCATAAGTCAGAGAAGGATCTGTACCACTGATTTGTATCAATTCGCCCTTTATAGGGAAAACTGCAGACTCAGAGAAGATGTTATGATCTAAAGTGGGAGTTGATAAACTGACAGCATCTCCCTTGTCAAAATTTGCAACCTGGTCATCTTCTGATAATCCAACCTTGACTCTTTTCAGCCGACCATCAGCAACACTTTTCATGGAATCTGACTGGTCCCATCTCCAGTATATCAGAGGCAAagaaggtggaggaggtggttcTGGAACTCTGATACCATTTTTCTCACACCAACTGCCAATTAATCCCTTCACACAGTAGTTAGGAGTGACAGAAAGATACGACAATTTTTGCTGTGTTTTTGGACATGTATCATGACCTTCACTGAACCACTTCTCTATGCATACTCTTTCATATGTTTGACCAGAGCAAATGATCACAGGGTCAGACATTAACTGTAAGGAAATTGGACATCTAAATTCTTCAGGAACTGCTGGCAACATTCCTACGGAACTTCTAAGAGTTTCCTTGGCAACCAATTTGAATGACTGAATTTTAGAATCATCCTGGTCACTCCTTCTGCCACTAACATGAGCTTCCTCCAAAGAATTTCTTACTGATGGAGAACATGGATCAGAGTACTGAGAATCGACATCATCCATACATTCATTTCTGAAAAGCTTGTTGTATTTTCTTAGAAGATGTAGGAGGTATGAAATTATTGATTCTTTCCTCTTATCATCCTCACAACGGGATTTATCAAGTTGCTTCCTCAAACTTCTTTTCtccaatgaaattgttttaggagaTACTATTCCTAGCCTTGTAGCTGCTTGATGGAAAGCTTCTAGTTCTGATATATCATTTAGACCACTAGCATCCTTGTCCTGCTGCAGTAATGTGATAAGATCATCACCAATTTCTTTTTCTGTAGGCTCAAGAGCAAATTTTGCTTGTTCAAGCTCCTTGAAAATTTCAGTAATCTGCACAAAAATATGGCCTTTGGTAAATATAAAATACTAAATAATATACCATTTCATAAGATTTTGATTGCACCTTCTCAAAAGAACAGTAACACATAATGATAATTTCAAAAATTATCTTTCCGATGACTTTTAGTATAGATCAAAACAAAATGCTTGAACACTAAAgttaaaacatcaaaataaatcaGAAGATAgtagataataaaataataaatggaAAAACCATTATACCTCCAGAGTTACCTATAAAAAGGAAAACTATGAAGTATAGAATTTATCCAAATATTTCACCCTTATATCATTCAAAATGCAAGTACTGAAAAAAGTCATGAAATAATATAAATATACACAATTTACAGTCTTCACACCTGCCAAGCTAAGGTATGTGGTACAATGACTTCAAGACGCTGCAAACCCTGAAGCAAGTCATCTTTGACCCTTTCAAATTTGACCAAAACTGCATCCCCTGTTATCGCCTGGCAATGTATCACATATGAgacaaatttatatttaaattgtgGAGAAATCCATGGAATGTACATATTTGAAAAATTAAGCATAATTTTGTTGAGTAAACAGAATTTAATTACATCTCAGGTATCTTATTTTCCATGAGCAAGAGACACGAGTGGAAAATCAATTCAAAATCGGATTTAGAAAAACAGCAACCATTTTGTATCTAATTAGATAATTTAACAGGCTATGGGAACTCTTCTTGTGGCAGCTTGTAAGTTTATCGCATCTAATTCATTTACTTCTTCCAAATTTACTTAAAGGTTAACAAATTTCTTTTCTCCCATAAGTTGACAATCTTTGCCAATTTGGTGATGGAGTAAAAAATACATACCAAGTAGAATTTGCTGCAGTCTCCACAATGCTGAAGAAGGGATTTGGCCTTTTCAAGTGCTAGATGAAATGCACATAACGCCTGAATGCCTGACTTACACCTTGGACGAGCTGCTTCTATGGCAGGAAAGATTTTCATCATTTTACCAACAAGCCTGGCAAGTTGCCTACACATTCCTCCATGTAGCTGTACATATTTgagtaaaaaaataaaatcatcaaaaaaCTATTGGAGTTCCTTCTCTTTGTCTCTCATATGGACTCCCTATTATGTGTTcaataaacaaaacacaaaaaataatttcAAAGTGTGACAGTACATAGCAATCATGCAACCAAATAAACTTTTGCATTTCAGATACAAAGGTCAACATAAAATCACTCATAGCTTCAGGTAGAGGTATTCCTGCACCATATAAATGCATTCTTGCACAAGAGTCATATCACATGATGTTAACTCCTAGATTTTGAATATCAAGTAGGTGAACTATTAATTAATGCTTCACCAAATGTGAAAAACCCACAGATCAGAGGAAGAAAATACCAAGAGACGCTGTTGCATGTGGAAGAATGAGAAAATGCTGACAACCAAATAATCCAGCTAAATCCAACAAAGACTTAAGAAAACAGATTATTGGGAGAGAAAACAAAGCAATAATATTCCAGATCAAAAAGTGGGGATAATAATAGAAGACAGACAGAAGAATGGAAAGAAAAAGTAACATGATAATACCCCAGATCAAAAAAATATGAGAGCCATTATCATGAACTATGGACAAACCAAGTGGGCAACAGGTTGAATTTAAAAAAGGATCAATGCATACAAAACAGTTAAGGCAACATTCAAAACAGCTGCTTTCAAGGCCAGTCACTCAGGTATAAGGAGAAGTACTGTAGCCAAATTCACATAGGTCTAGTTCTAGTTTCAAAACCAATAGAAGGTTTATACTTGAGAGAAATAGACAGATCTTGCAGTTAAAGCCTGGGTAGAAGAAATAAATTCTAACAATACAAAATAACCAAAACTGATCAATCTTTTTCTACACATA contains these protein-coding regions:
- the LOC131067411 gene encoding U-box domain-containing protein 45, translated to MERIEAAVEQIFSTANDAKLHGGMCRQLARLVGKMMKIFPAIEAARPRCKSGIQALCAFHLALEKAKSLLQHCGDCSKFYLAITGDAVLVKFERVKDDLLQGLQRLEVIVPHTLAWQITEIFKELEQAKFALEPTEKEIGDDLITLLQQDKDASGLNDISELEAFHQAATRLGIVSPKTISLEKRSLRKQLDKSRCEDDKRKESIISYLLHLLRKYNKLFRNECMDDVDSQYSDPCSPSVRNSLEEAHVSGRRSDQDDSKIQSFKLVAKETLRSSVGMLPAVPEEFRCPISLQLMSDPVIICSGQTYERVCIEKWFSEGHDTCPKTQQKLSYLSVTPNYCVKGLIGSWCEKNGIRVPEPPPPPSLPLIYWRWDQSDSMKSVADGRLKRVKVGLSEDDQVANFDKGDAVSLSTPTLDHNIFSESAVFPIKGELIQISGTDPSLTYDMVDAQNLEEHSTEKYERLLANLNSSSLEVQCAAAEEVALLCKDDSACSYMGANHFISALVKFLQSSVDVLDTKAQEVGASALLKMTWNNNRNKASILSSGVVPLLLNLLDSKTAEAALAVLLALSSWDDNKATIGSLGAIPCLIKLLRSNSYQCRQDALNTLYHLSINAENQSRMVSADAVSNIVHLLTVCEVDFTEICISILYNLASIEDGRTAIADTDGCIVTIAELLDTGTPKEQEQSVATLLLLCTKSFDHCQLVLREGVIPSLVTLSVTGTPWGRDKAQKLLQHFREQRQRDASWLSPPKTVCNPEESMNRQASSKEKRKLYKSTSKKIGRTLSFFWKAKSFSLYQC